One Cryptomeria japonica chromosome 9, Sugi_1.0, whole genome shotgun sequence genomic window carries:
- the LOC131078738 gene encoding zinc finger protein GAI-ASSOCIATED FACTOR 1: MSNMTSASGEASASISSDNYTAGHTSRAKRKRNLPGNPDPDAEVIALSPNSLMATNRFVCQVCNKGFQRDQNLQLHRRGHNLPWKLRQRSGKESRKRVYICPESSCVHHNPSRALGDLTGIKKHFSRKHGEKKWKCDKCSKTYAVQSDWKAHSKTCGTREYRCDCGTLFSRRDSFITHRAFCDALAQEKAIMTLPNIDMSSSSSSSSCAAAAISYSPLGIMSSDENGRVPLWLGSGTDPSNPMDMGISRSFLSAQPPKPMLPPSDYDDTAGQNPSLAGLSWPLTSSSTMGSLYSSLFNPGSSQVPGNLNAMDLSSGMPSAMELEEGATNWSSRRFPSAVMASNDMTMSLPSMYGHHCSEGFANISQMSATALLQKAAQMGAKPSSSSYSAASMERQSEKQHRGEMVSSFVHSHSETMDNTEKANAGLQDMMKYSCLGLFNVEKGFDGMLQTFGESNLAASEVAYGGLIERLAPRNINIARFPQHKSKLQVEKNVNPAGEECEGVTRDFLGVSYTNAHFHT, from the exons ATGTCCAACATGACAAGCGCATCCGGAGAAGCCAGTGCAAGCATTTCTTCTGATAACTACACCGCCGGACACACATCTCGTGCCAAGAGAAAAAGGAATTTACCAGGAAACCCAG ACCCAGATGCGGAAGTAATAGCTCTATCGCCCAACAGTCTAATGGCGACGAATCGGTTCGTATGCCAAGTGTGTAACAAGGGATTTCAGCGAGATCAAAATCTGCAGCTTCACAGACGGGGTCATAATCTTCCATGGAAGCTGCGGCAGCGGAGCGGGAAAGAGAGCAGAAAAAGAGTGTACATATGTCCCGAATCAAGCTGTGTTCATCACAATCCCTCAAGAGCTCTGGGCGACCTCACTGGTATCAAGAAGCATTTCTCTCGAAAACATGGAGAAAAGAAATGGAAGTGTGACAAATGCAGCAAAACATATGCTGTTCAGTCGGACTGGAAGGCTCATTCCAAAACATGTGGTACTCGGGAGTACCGATGCGACTGCGGAACCCTCTTCTCTAG GAGGGACAGCTTTATCACCCACCGAGCTTTCTGCGATGCGCTGGCTCAGGAGAAGGCAATAATgaccttaccaaacatcgacatgagttcctcttcctcttcctcttcttgcGCTGCTGCAGCAATCTCCTATTCTCCTTTGGGAATAATGTCATCAGATGAGAATGGAAGAGTGCCATTGTGGTTGGGTAGTGGAACAGATCCTTCAAATCCCATGGACATGGGCATTTCTCGTTCCTTTCTTTCTGCACAGCCGCCAAAACCCATGCTACCTCCCTCAGATTATGATGATACAGCGGGACAGAATCCTTCTTTAGCTGGACTATCATGGCCATTGACATCGTCGTCTACCATGGGAAGTCTTTATTCAAGTCTTTTCAATCCAGGATCTAGTCAGGTTCCAGGAAATCTGAATGCCATGGATTTATCAAGTGGAATGCCCAGTGCTATGGAGTTGGAAGAAGGGGCCACAAACTGGAGCTCCAGACGGTTCCCATCTGCAGTCATGGCAAGCAATGATATGACTATGAGCCTTCCCAGCATGTACGGCCATCACTGTAGTGAAGGATTTGCTAACATTTCTCAGATGTCAGCTACAGCTTTGCTACAGAAAGCAGCACAAATGGGTGCAAAGCCCAGCAGTTCATCATATTCGGCAGCTTCCATGGAGAGGCAGAGCGAAAAACAGCACCGAGGAGAAATGGTATCTAGTTTTGTGCACTCACATTCAGAAACAATGGACAATACTGAAAAAGCCAATGCAGGCCTCCAAGATATGATGAAATATTCTTGTCTTGGATTGTTCAATGTAGAAAAAGGCTTCGATGGTATGTTGCAAACATTTGGGGAAAGCAATCTAGCAGCTTCTGAGGTGGCTTATGGTGGGCTTATCGAAAGGTTGGCTCCTAGGAATATCAACATTGCACGTTTTCCCCAACATAAATCTAAGTTGCAGGTGGAGAAAAATGTAAACCCAGCAGGAGAAGAATGTGAGGGAGTAACGAGGGATTTCCTGGGCGTAAGCTATACAAATGCACATTTTCATACGTAG